One Candidatus Wallbacteria bacterium genomic region harbors:
- a CDS encoding type II toxin-antitoxin system RelE/ParE family toxin, with product MTSVYRLIYARSILKDLEKIPESCILQIEKSFSQIGTDPFTRGVKKLKGSRKGQSILRYRSGNYRIIYQVDTEKKIIFILAVKHRKEAYRSN from the coding sequence ATGACTTCAGTCTATAGACTGATTTACGCCCGCTCGATACTGAAGGATCTGGAAAAAATCCCGGAATCATGTATTCTCCAGATTGAAAAGTCTTTTTCTCAGATCGGAACCGATCCATTCACTCGTGGAGTAAAGAAGCTGAAGGGCAGCAGAAAAGGCCAGTCTATCCTGCGGTATCGTTCGGGAAACTACAGAATCATCTATCAGGTTGATACTGAAAAGAAAATCATCTTCATTCTTGCTGTCAAGCACCGGAAGGAAGCTTACCGGAGCAATTGA